The following coding sequences lie in one Mesorhizobium sp. NZP2298 genomic window:
- the cobN gene encoding cobaltochelatase subunit CobN: MHILTTTSASLDDLAEPVDLRQTPADIVALSFTDSDLAGLAAAWKADAGRVPSMRLAALRDLRHPMSVDLWVDSVARHAKIILVRILGGHDWWRYGCDQLASIARERGIKLALLPGESHDEDLRLIEASTLPRQELDALLGYFREGGPANMSALVQRLGRLAGQDAAVVEPVAVPKAGYYEPTRGVLPLPLQVEGKVVPILFYRSMLLAADVAPIDALFEALRQRGILPVPIFVSSLKEPASLAFVETAFAALKPAAIITATAFASGAEPGVETLFDRAGVPVFQVIVATTRRDVWENNQRGVAPADLAMHVVLPELDGRILAGAISFKGESDVDPALGHRAFANRPEPDRVAQVADRVVAFIKLQDTPRAERKLVILIPDYPSAPGRTGYAVGLDVPSSVLAMLHDLKEQGYGVEGIPKSQRELLDLLERGDDGLGLEDYLGFSKELPVEAMTAVEAAWGKAEYETGQKHFPFRAATFGNITVALAPDRGRSADRRADYHDPTLPPRHALVAFGLWLRKSLGIHALIHVGAHGTLEWLPGKTVALSQSCFPEIVTGPLPVIYPFIVSNPGEAAQAKRRIAAVTLGHLPPPLTVAGLDEDQHKLERLVDEYAQADGLDRRRRDRLAKLIVDTAQKTGLATEAGVARTDAPDEALRRIDAWLCDLKDFAIKDGLHIYGRAPDGEPDTMRRQSAEAERSALVAALDGRHVKAGPAGAPARGRSDVLPTGRNLFTSDPRTMPTPTAYDLGKAAAEEVVRGYLQSHGDWPRSLVIDLWGSASLRTGGEEIAQGLALMGCRPQWDAATGRVTGIEVLPPATLDRPRVDVTWRISGLFRDMFPTQIALIDATANAVAARDEEDSENPLAARTRADGKISPRIFGTSPGTYGAGVENLLSSGDWAAREEIGRAYLDATSHAYGGAGGEGVSAPGAFETRIAEADLLVHTGDDPGRDILEGSADVAFIGGFSAALAALGRNADVIVLDTTDPQKPKPRSVGEAVSRVVRARAVNARFIAGQMRHGPRGASEFAETVDRLVGFAETTHAISGALIEAVHDAYVGDAEVRAFILRENPAAAKVIAERFLSARRRGLWHPLRNSIDDDLAALIAEAEALGVAA; the protein is encoded by the coding sequence ATGCATATCCTCACCACGACCTCCGCCTCGCTCGACGATCTTGCCGAGCCGGTCGATCTGCGGCAGACGCCGGCGGATATCGTGGCCCTGTCCTTCACCGACAGCGATCTTGCCGGGCTGGCGGCGGCGTGGAAGGCCGATGCCGGCCGCGTGCCCTCGATGCGGCTGGCGGCGCTGCGCGACCTGCGCCATCCCATGTCCGTCGACCTCTGGGTCGACAGCGTCGCCCGCCACGCCAAGATCATCCTGGTGCGCATCCTCGGCGGCCACGATTGGTGGCGCTATGGCTGCGACCAGTTGGCTTCGATCGCCCGCGAGCGCGGCATAAAACTGGCGCTGCTTCCCGGTGAAAGCCACGACGAGGATCTCAGGCTGATCGAAGCCTCGACGCTGCCGCGCCAGGAATTGGACGCGTTGCTCGGCTATTTCCGCGAAGGCGGCCCGGCCAATATGAGCGCGCTGGTGCAGAGGCTGGGGCGGCTGGCTGGACAAGATGCGGCCGTTGTTGAGCCGGTGGCGGTGCCAAAAGCCGGCTACTACGAGCCCACACGCGGCGTCCTCCCCCTCCCCCTGCAAGTGGAGGGAAAGGTGGTACCGATCCTCTTCTACCGCTCGATGCTTCTTGCCGCCGATGTCGCGCCGATCGATGCCCTTTTTGAGGCGCTGCGCCAACGCGGCATCCTCCCGGTCCCCATCTTCGTCTCCAGCCTGAAAGAGCCGGCGTCACTCGCCTTTGTGGAAACCGCGTTCGCCGCGCTGAAACCCGCCGCCATCATCACCGCGACCGCCTTCGCCTCCGGTGCCGAACCCGGCGTCGAAACCCTATTCGACCGTGCCGGCGTGCCCGTCTTCCAGGTCATCGTCGCCACCACCCGCCGCGACGTCTGGGAAAACAACCAGCGCGGCGTGGCGCCCGCCGACCTCGCCATGCATGTCGTGCTGCCAGAACTGGACGGCCGCATCCTCGCCGGCGCCATTTCCTTCAAGGGCGAAAGCGATGTCGATCCGGCACTTGGCCACCGTGCCTTCGCCAACCGGCCGGAGCCGGATCGCGTGGCGCAGGTGGCGGATCGCGTGGTGGCCTTCATCAAGCTGCAGGACACGCCACGCGCCGAGCGCAAGCTTGTCATCCTGATCCCGGACTATCCAAGCGCACCGGGCCGCACGGGATATGCCGTCGGCCTCGATGTGCCGTCCAGCGTGCTGGCGATGCTGCATGACCTGAAGGAGCAGGGTTATGGCGTTGAGGGGATTCCGAAATCGCAGCGGGAATTGCTGGATTTGCTGGAGAGGGGCGATGACGGGCTGGGGCTGGAGGATTATCTCGGCTTCTCGAAGGAGTTGCCGGTTGAGGCAATGACTGCCGTTGAAGCGGCCTGGGGAAAAGCGGAATACGAGACCGGCCAGAAACACTTCCCCTTCCGCGCCGCGACCTTCGGCAACATCACCGTAGCCCTCGCCCCCGATCGCGGCCGCTCCGCCGATCGCCGCGCCGACTACCACGATCCAACCTTGCCCCCGCGTCACGCCCTGGTCGCGTTTGGCCTGTGGCTGCGCAAATCCCTCGGCATCCATGCGCTCATCCATGTCGGCGCGCACGGCACGCTGGAATGGCTGCCCGGCAAGACGGTTGCACTCTCGCAAAGCTGCTTTCCCGAGATCGTCACCGGTCCCTTGCCCGTCATCTACCCCTTCATCGTCTCCAACCCAGGCGAAGCGGCGCAGGCCAAGCGGCGCATCGCCGCCGTCACCCTTGGCCATCTGCCGCCGCCGCTGACCGTCGCGGGACTGGACGAAGACCAGCACAAACTCGAGCGCCTGGTCGACGAATATGCCCAGGCAGACGGCCTCGACCGTCGCCGCCGCGATCGCCTGGCAAAACTGATCGTGGACACGGCGCAAAAGACCGGCCTCGCCACCGAAGCCGGCGTCGCCAGGACCGACGCGCCCGATGAGGCGCTGCGCCGCATCGACGCCTGGCTCTGCGACCTCAAGGACTTCGCCATCAAGGACGGATTGCATATCTACGGCCGTGCACCCGATGGCGAGCCTGACACCATGCGCCGCCAAAGTGCCGAGGCTGAAAGGTCGGCGCTGGTCGCCGCGCTCGATGGCCGTCACGTCAAGGCCGGCCCGGCCGGCGCGCCGGCGCGCGGACGTTCCGACGTGCTGCCCACCGGCCGCAACCTGTTCACGTCGGACCCACGCACCATGCCGACCCCGACCGCCTATGATCTGGGCAAGGCGGCGGCGGAAGAGGTCGTGCGCGGCTACCTCCAGTCGCATGGCGACTGGCCGCGCTCGCTGGTGATAGACCTCTGGGGCTCGGCCTCGCTGCGCACCGGCGGCGAGGAAATCGCGCAAGGCCTGGCGCTGATGGGCTGCCGGCCGCAATGGGATGCCGCCACCGGCCGCGTCACCGGCATCGAGGTGCTGCCGCCGGCAACGCTCGACCGCCCGCGCGTCGACGTCACCTGGCGCATTTCGGGCCTCTTCCGCGACATGTTCCCGACCCAGATCGCGCTGATCGACGCCACCGCCAATGCCGTCGCCGCTCGCGACGAGGAGGATTCGGAAAACCCGCTCGCGGCCCGGACCCGAGCCGACGGCAAGATCAGCCCGCGCATCTTCGGCACCTCGCCCGGCACTTACGGCGCCGGCGTCGAGAATCTCCTGTCGAGCGGCGACTGGGCAGCGCGCGAAGAAATCGGCCGCGCCTATCTCGACGCCACCTCGCATGCCTATGGCGGCGCCGGCGGCGAAGGCGTCTCGGCGCCCGGCGCGTTCGAAACCCGCATCGCCGAAGCCGATCTTCTGGTCCACACCGGCGACGATCCCGGCCGCGACATTCTCGAAGGCTCCGCCGACGTCGCCTTCATCGGCGGCTTTTCGGCCGCGCTTGCAGCACTTGGCCGGAATGCCGACGTCATCGTCCTCGACACGACAGACCCGCAAAAGCCGAAGCCGCGTTCGGTCGGCGAGGCCGTCTCGCGTGTGGTGCGCGCCCGCGCCGTCAACGCGCGTTTCATTGCCGGACAGATGCGGCACGGCCCGCGCGGCGCCTCCGAATTCGCCGAGACGGTCGACCGGCTGGTTGGCTTCGCCGAGACCACCCATGCCATTTCGGGCGCGCTGATCGAGGCCGTGCACGACGCCTATGTCGGCGACGCGGAAGTTCGCGCCTTCATCCTGCGCGAAAACCCGGCGGCCGCGAAAGTCATCGCCGAGCGTTTTCTCTCGGCGCGCCGGCGCGGCCTCTGGCATCCCTTGCGCAATTCCATCGACGACGATCTCGCCGCGCTGATTGCCGAGGCAGAGGCATTGGGAGTGGCGGCATGA
- the cobW gene encoding cobalamin biosynthesis protein CobW produces MSAPNSTGNLSRVPCTVVTGFLGAGKTTLVRHLLENAGGKRIAIIVNEFGDIGIDGEILKGCGIDTCPEENIVELANGCICCTVADDFVPALDQILSLTPKVDHILIETSGLALPKPLVQAFQWPTVKSRVTVDGVIAVVDGPALAEGRVANDMDALQAQRAGDESLDHDDPVEEVFEDQIACADLIILSKSDLMDAAGSARANAIINEHSARAVKIVPTSHGKVDPSVLLGLGLAVENDIENRKSHHDGAFDHEHDDFDTFIVDIPSIANPDELAKRVAAAAEQENVLRVKGFVEVGGKPMRLLLQAVGPRVNHYYDRAWTAEDDRRSRLVVIGLKGLNRPAIERILAG; encoded by the coding sequence ATGAGCGCCCCAAATTCGACCGGCAATCTCTCCCGCGTCCCCTGCACCGTCGTCACCGGCTTCCTCGGCGCCGGCAAGACGACGCTGGTCCGCCATCTCCTGGAAAACGCCGGCGGCAAGCGTATTGCCATCATCGTCAACGAGTTCGGCGACATCGGCATCGACGGCGAGATTTTGAAGGGCTGCGGCATCGACACCTGCCCGGAGGAGAACATCGTCGAACTGGCCAATGGCTGCATCTGCTGCACCGTGGCAGACGATTTCGTGCCAGCGCTGGACCAGATCCTGTCGCTGACGCCGAAGGTCGACCACATCCTGATCGAAACCTCGGGCCTCGCTCTGCCCAAGCCGCTGGTCCAGGCGTTCCAGTGGCCGACGGTGAAGAGCCGCGTGACGGTCGACGGCGTCATCGCCGTGGTCGACGGCCCCGCATTGGCCGAAGGCCGCGTCGCCAACGACATGGACGCCTTGCAAGCGCAGCGCGCCGGGGATGAGAGCCTCGACCATGACGACCCGGTCGAGGAAGTGTTCGAGGATCAGATCGCTTGCGCGGATCTGATCATCCTGTCGAAGAGCGACCTGATGGACGCCGCCGGTTCGGCCCGCGCCAACGCCATCATCAACGAACATTCCGCCCGCGCCGTGAAGATCGTGCCGACCTCGCATGGCAAGGTCGACCCCTCGGTGCTGCTCGGCCTCGGTCTCGCTGTCGAGAACGATATCGAAAACCGCAAGTCGCATCATGACGGCGCTTTCGACCACGAGCATGACGACTTCGATACCTTCATCGTCGACATCCCCTCGATCGCCAATCCGGACGAGTTGGCAAAGCGCGTCGCGGCCGCCGCCGAACAGGAAAACGTGCTGCGTGTGAAAGGCTTCGTCGAGGTCGGCGGCAAGCCGATGCGGCTCCTGCTGCAGGCCGTCGGCCCGCGCGTCAATCACTACTATGACCGCGCCTGGACGGCCGAGGACGACCGCCGTTCGCGCCTGGTCGTCATCGGCCTCAAGGGGCTGAACCGCCCGGCAATCGAGCGTATACTCGCCGGCTGA
- a CDS encoding DUF1636 family protein, producing MDQNGSFSAGTADNSSADGEALAGVTIIVCASCRDETGSDAHPRAGELLAEDTRRAAAGDDIRVRTVECLGNCKHRLSAAILRDGCWSYVFGDLTAASGADLVTGAKLFATSTDGLIPWRGRPDSLKRGLVARIPPLDLLKD from the coding sequence TTGGACCAGAACGGCAGTTTTTCGGCTGGCACAGCGGACAATTCGTCCGCCGACGGCGAAGCCTTGGCCGGCGTCACCATCATCGTCTGCGCCTCCTGTCGCGACGAGACCGGCTCGGACGCGCATCCCCGCGCCGGCGAACTGCTGGCTGAGGACACGCGCCGCGCCGCGGCCGGCGACGACATCCGCGTCCGCACGGTCGAATGCCTCGGCAATTGCAAGCACCGGCTGAGCGCCGCCATCCTGCGCGACGGCTGCTGGAGCTATGTCTTCGGCGACCTGACCGCGGCCAGCGGCGCCGACCTTGTCACCGGCGCCAAGCTCTTCGCCACCTCGACGGACGGCCTCATTCCATGGCGTGGCCGGCCCGATTCCCTCAAGCGCGGCCTCGTGGCCCGCATTCCTCCCCTCGACCTGTTGAAGGATTGA